In Nitrospira sp., a single genomic region encodes these proteins:
- a CDS encoding efflux RND transporter periplasmic adaptor subunit, with protein sequence MTFPSFTILLLLSMIVTACGREETPQKPAPASGNTYEAEVPNADQNVPVDVQVTNPSKQLLVYSITLPANIAPLYQTTLYAKVSGYLKWIGPDKGDAVKKDQVVAIIDAPEVEEQYQQAAADYKIKRITFDRLMKVWKEAPDVIAKQDVDVAEAAYEGARNLMQQRAVLRDYTKVRAPYDGTITARFADPGALIQVATSSATTAIPLFTIMDLDTVRIYANVPQDDSPWVVPGKTKATVRVAELPDRSFAGTVTRSTLALDPSTRSLLIEVDLPNGDHALKPGTYAELTVDLREIPDALVLPPLAVTSSPGGHSVFVVDQGKAKSVAVSTGITSGKFIEITQGLEADAEVVVVGKRRLLEGSPVHASPYRLPEAIPSKQRFERKSAGVRPVAPATVDQGTLRP encoded by the coding sequence ATGACGTTTCCCTCATTCACGATACTGCTGTTGCTGTCCATGATCGTCACCGCCTGCGGACGCGAGGAGACGCCTCAGAAACCCGCGCCAGCCTCCGGCAACACCTACGAGGCCGAGGTCCCCAATGCCGACCAAAACGTGCCTGTGGACGTGCAGGTCACGAATCCGTCCAAACAACTCTTGGTCTACTCGATCACGCTGCCGGCAAACATCGCTCCGCTGTACCAAACGACGCTGTACGCGAAGGTCTCGGGCTACCTGAAGTGGATCGGACCGGACAAGGGCGACGCGGTGAAGAAGGATCAGGTGGTCGCCATCATCGATGCACCGGAAGTCGAAGAGCAGTATCAACAGGCGGCGGCGGATTACAAGATCAAGAGAATCACGTTCGACCGGCTCATGAAGGTCTGGAAGGAGGCGCCCGACGTCATCGCCAAGCAGGACGTCGACGTGGCCGAAGCGGCGTACGAAGGCGCGAGAAATCTCATGCAGCAGCGGGCGGTGCTCCGAGACTATACCAAAGTTCGTGCCCCCTACGACGGCACGATCACCGCCCGATTCGCCGACCCCGGGGCGCTGATTCAGGTGGCCACGTCGTCGGCCACTACCGCCATTCCACTCTTTACGATCATGGATTTGGATACCGTCCGAATCTACGCCAATGTCCCTCAGGACGATTCACCGTGGGTGGTACCCGGAAAGACCAAGGCCACGGTCAGGGTTGCGGAACTTCCCGACCGCTCATTTGCCGGCACTGTGACCCGCTCCACCCTGGCCCTTGATCCTTCGACCCGCAGTCTGCTGATCGAAGTGGACTTACCCAACGGTGACCACGCACTCAAGCCGGGAACGTATGCGGAATTGACTGTCGACCTCAGGGAGATCCCGGATGCGTTGGTGCTGCCTCCCTTGGCCGTGACCAGCAGCCCGGGCGGCCACTCGGTCTTCGTCGTTGACCAGGGAAAGGCAAAATCGGTAGCCGTAAGCACCGGCATCACCAGCGGAAAATTCATCGAGATCACGCAGGGGCTGGAAGCCGATGCCGAGGTCGTCGTCGTCGGCAAACGTAGGTTGCTGGAAGGCTCCCCGGTACACGCAAGCCCCTACCGGCTGCCGGAAGCCATCCCCTCCAAACAGCGGTTCGAACGCAAGTCGGCCGGCGTCCGGCCGGTCGCACCGGCCACCGTCGACCAGGGGACACTCCGTCCGTAG
- a CDS encoding efflux RND transporter permease subunit, translating to MLTRAALKNPYAVFAVCMIALVLGTVSYKKMRVDIFPEIKIPTILVTTFYRGMSPSEMEGAITLRMEQRFVEASYVEHIESQSLAGMSYIKVFFQPEYGIDAAQSELTSLAYSIIRLLPPGVYPPSVYKFGVASLPIGLLSISSENLGPKEIRDLAYFTVRNQIANIPGISFGPPLGGKVRQITVFMDQQRMLARGISPSDVVKAINAQSAIIPAGDVKIGDLDYYVYSNSLVGVVEKINDIPIKVVNGTPILVRDIGTAADSAAIQTSVVRVNGHEATYLPITRQEGANTLEVTDGIRAKLHKLTEIPAGATVKFIYDQSLYIRQAIANLQKEGLLGAGLAGLMIFLFLRSVKAALVVGLAIPLSLTAALVALYLTGQSVNIMTLGGLALVIGTLLDNNIVVQENLHRHMEMGKDGRSAAEDSATELTLPIFVATVCILIVYLPIIFFTGIIKYLFVPLAMTVAFAMLADYAVSMSVTPVVLARLYARGHEHGSEGGSAAEGWFRYVLGVYVPLLRAGLRYKAVLLGAALATLLAAVLFLVPRLPTEFFPKVDAGNFTMIVVAPEGSRIEKTTAIVADIERLVHETVPQHDLEEVISNTGLYFGDAARFAPNTGSHTAFVLVNLVSGHEGATDEYITTLRAKLRGSLPGVEISFQTGGIISDVLNFGLRAPIDIQVKGPKLDVIRPVAEEIRERVAEVANTTDVRIKQGKSYPELHVNVDRTKSAYYGLTQDRVIVDVITGISSNLALSPNYWLDPKTANGYYLLAQYPEQSLTETEDLLNIPIIGARTPLNPTSALMTAGSSGSTIALQNTPFAGRNLDLSAGFYSADERRGPPVLLRDVAGLEIRTGPDSVDHYDLSRLIDVLVTPVGNDLGRVAADIERALAAVKLPKDVTIEIKGEVANMRGAFGNFALALPLAVLLIYLVMVGLFRSMIDPLIILVAVPLGWIGTAMVLFATNTSANVESMIGTLMMMGIVVSNSILLVDFANHMVRAGATAEQAVIEAGRRRIRPILMTALATILGLLPLALGFGEGNETMVPLARAVVGGLAVSTVMTLLVVPVMHAVVLGRRVHPIVSSTPAASREEI from the coding sequence ATGTTGACCCGCGCCGCCCTCAAGAACCCATACGCGGTCTTCGCCGTCTGCATGATTGCGCTCGTGCTCGGTACGGTGTCCTACAAGAAGATGCGCGTGGATATTTTCCCCGAGATAAAAATTCCGACGATTCTCGTGACGACTTTCTACCGGGGCATGAGCCCCAGCGAAATGGAAGGCGCCATCACGCTCCGCATGGAGCAGCGGTTCGTCGAAGCCAGTTACGTCGAACATATCGAGTCTCAATCGCTGGCCGGCATGAGCTACATCAAGGTGTTCTTCCAGCCGGAGTACGGCATCGATGCGGCGCAATCGGAACTAACGAGTCTCGCATACAGCATCATCAGATTGTTGCCGCCCGGAGTCTATCCGCCGTCCGTGTACAAGTTCGGGGTCGCGAGTCTACCGATCGGGCTGTTGTCCATCAGCAGCGAGAATCTCGGGCCGAAGGAAATCCGTGACCTGGCCTACTTCACGGTGCGAAATCAGATCGCCAACATCCCGGGCATCTCATTCGGGCCGCCGCTCGGGGGCAAGGTCAGACAGATCACCGTATTCATGGACCAGCAGCGCATGCTCGCGAGGGGAATCTCGCCATCCGACGTCGTGAAGGCGATCAATGCCCAAAGCGCCATCATACCGGCCGGCGACGTCAAGATCGGCGACCTGGACTATTACGTGTACAGCAACAGTCTCGTCGGTGTGGTGGAGAAGATCAACGACATTCCGATCAAGGTGGTGAACGGCACGCCGATCCTCGTGCGTGACATCGGTACGGCCGCCGACAGCGCCGCGATTCAAACCTCTGTCGTGCGGGTAAACGGTCACGAGGCGACCTATCTGCCGATCACCAGACAGGAAGGCGCAAATACGCTGGAAGTCACGGACGGAATCCGAGCCAAGCTTCACAAGCTCACCGAGATCCCGGCCGGCGCGACGGTGAAGTTCATCTACGACCAGTCGCTCTACATCAGACAAGCCATCGCGAACCTGCAAAAGGAAGGGTTGCTCGGCGCCGGACTTGCGGGCTTGATGATCTTTCTGTTCCTGCGAAGCGTCAAGGCCGCGCTCGTGGTCGGCCTAGCCATTCCTCTCTCGTTGACCGCCGCGTTGGTTGCGCTGTACCTGACCGGCCAATCGGTCAATATCATGACCTTGGGCGGATTGGCCCTGGTGATCGGAACGCTACTGGACAACAATATCGTGGTACAGGAAAACCTTCACCGTCACATGGAAATGGGCAAAGACGGGCGTTCCGCCGCCGAGGACAGCGCCACAGAGCTCACACTGCCGATTTTCGTCGCCACGGTCTGCATTCTGATCGTGTATCTGCCGATCATCTTTTTCACAGGCATCATCAAATACCTCTTCGTGCCGCTCGCCATGACCGTCGCCTTCGCCATGCTTGCTGACTATGCGGTGTCCATGTCGGTCACTCCGGTGGTACTGGCCAGACTCTACGCCCGAGGCCATGAACACGGTTCGGAAGGAGGTTCGGCCGCCGAGGGATGGTTTCGTTACGTTCTGGGCGTCTACGTCCCCCTGCTCCGCGCCGGCCTCCGCTACAAGGCCGTCCTGTTGGGAGCGGCGCTCGCGACGCTGCTCGCCGCCGTCCTCTTTCTGGTTCCGCGGCTTCCGACGGAATTCTTTCCCAAAGTGGACGCCGGCAACTTCACGATGATCGTAGTCGCGCCGGAAGGTTCCAGGATCGAGAAAACGACCGCGATCGTGGCGGATATCGAACGATTGGTCCACGAAACCGTCCCTCAGCACGATCTGGAAGAAGTCATTTCGAATACCGGCCTCTACTTCGGAGATGCAGCCCGGTTCGCACCCAATACGGGCAGCCACACCGCGTTCGTCTTGGTCAATCTCGTCAGCGGCCATGAGGGAGCAACCGATGAGTACATTACGACCTTGAGGGCCAAGCTCAGGGGGTCGCTTCCCGGAGTGGAGATCAGTTTTCAGACAGGAGGCATCATCAGCGATGTGCTCAACTTCGGCCTGCGCGCGCCGATCGACATTCAAGTCAAGGGACCGAAACTGGACGTGATTCGTCCGGTCGCGGAAGAGATCCGTGAACGGGTTGCAGAAGTCGCCAACACGACCGACGTCCGCATCAAGCAGGGGAAGAGTTATCCGGAACTACACGTCAACGTGGATCGCACCAAATCCGCCTACTACGGCCTCACCCAAGATCGCGTCATCGTCGACGTGATCACCGGTATCAGTTCTAATCTGGCCTTGAGTCCAAACTACTGGCTCGACCCCAAGACGGCGAATGGTTACTACCTGTTGGCGCAATACCCCGAACAATCGCTGACCGAGACGGAGGACCTCCTGAACATTCCGATCATCGGCGCCCGCACGCCGTTGAACCCGACGTCGGCCTTGATGACGGCCGGTTCTAGCGGCTCGACCATCGCTCTGCAGAATACCCCTTTTGCGGGGCGCAATCTCGATCTGTCGGCCGGATTCTATTCGGCGGATGAACGACGCGGTCCTCCGGTGCTTCTACGCGACGTCGCGGGACTTGAGATACGCACCGGTCCCGACAGTGTCGATCACTATGACCTGTCGCGCCTGATCGACGTCCTGGTGACCCCCGTCGGCAACGACCTGGGGCGCGTGGCAGCGGACATCGAGCGTGCGCTCGCCGCTGTCAAATTGCCGAAGGATGTGACGATCGAAATCAAAGGAGAAGTGGCCAACATGCGCGGGGCGTTCGGCAACTTCGCGTTGGCCCTGCCGCTGGCCGTCCTGCTGATCTATCTGGTGATGGTCGGCCTCTTCCGCTCTATGATCGATCCGTTGATCATCTTGGTCGCGGTACCCTTGGGATGGATCGGCACCGCGATGGTGTTGTTTGCGACGAATACCTCTGCGAATGTGGAGTCCATGATCGGCACGCTGATGATGATGGGCATCGTGGTGTCGAACAGCATCCTGCTCGTCGATTTCGCCAACCACATGGTGCGCGCCGGCGCGACCGCGGAGCAGGCGGTCATAGAAGCGGGAAGGCGACGGATTCGCCCCATTCTGATGACAGCGCTGGCCACAATTCTCGGTCTGTTGCCGCTTGCCCTGGGATTCGGCGAAGGCAACGAAACGATGGTGCCGCTGGCCCGTGCGGTCGTCGGCGGCCTGGCCGTTTCCACCGTCATGACCCTTTTGGTCGTACCCGTGATGCACGCCGTGGTGCTCGGACGTCGTGTGCATCCGATCGTATCGTCGACGCCGGCCGCTTCGCGTGAGGAAATCTGA
- a CDS encoding response regulator gives MPLYPSLLLIDDSSGERELFREALTRTRLAVALFAEPDAEAALGFLTHRASLGLPPSLILLDWHLRRQSGDEFLRRLRARPGVATIPVVVFSTSDAAVDVSAAYTSGANGYVVKPDTFDELVRCIQAICRFWVDCNLSPQPIESRC, from the coding sequence ATGCCCCTGTATCCATCACTCTTGTTGATCGACGACAGTTCTGGCGAGCGCGAACTGTTCCGTGAAGCCTTGACCCGTACGAGGCTCGCAGTCGCCCTCTTTGCGGAGCCGGATGCAGAGGCTGCACTGGGATTCCTCACGCACCGCGCAAGCCTGGGACTCCCCCCTTCCCTCATTTTGCTGGATTGGCATCTTCGCCGTCAGAGCGGGGACGAGTTCCTGCGCCGCCTGCGGGCGCGTCCCGGCGTCGCCACAATCCCGGTCGTCGTATTCAGCACCTCGGATGCCGCCGTCGACGTGTCCGCGGCCTATACCAGCGGCGCGAACGGTTACGTGGTCAAACCCGACACCTTCGATGAACTGGTCCGATGCATTCAGGCGATCTGCCGGTTCTGGGTCGATTGCAACCTTTCGCCGCAGCCGATTGAAAGCCGATGTTGA
- a CDS encoding response regulator has protein sequence MPIRILVADDEPDILLSLAERFRWLGHEVITAGDGQAAVTAVESCSVDLVFLDITMPKMSGMDALRRIKKRWPTLPVVMLTAYGNIQRAVEAMKEGAVDFVTKPFEPGQIDSVLTMALERREQTGEMTQLLGEISHDVKNLLMPMVTGTDLLAEEIDDLFKSLPEQTSARSDVHHQTCEEVLQLLRNTSRRIQDRMKEIADYVAVTSAPQRLEPCHIGKIADGVAKTLRVLVQQKRITLRLENLESLPTIVGDGNRLYSLLYNLVHNAVPEVPPLGSITIRGRHDPGTQSIVLTVEDTGKGMPEDVRKTLFTSRAVSRKAGGTGLGTKIVKDVVDAHGGHISVGSQEGEGTTFIITLPIHPPTFASTNQSALPSIPECGEARS, from the coding sequence ATGCCTATTCGAATTCTCGTGGCGGACGATGAACCGGATATTCTGTTGAGCTTGGCCGAGCGATTTCGCTGGCTGGGACATGAAGTCATCACCGCAGGGGACGGGCAAGCGGCGGTGACGGCGGTGGAGTCCTGCTCGGTGGACCTCGTCTTTCTCGACATCACGATGCCGAAGATGAGCGGTATGGATGCGTTGAGGCGGATCAAGAAGCGATGGCCGACGCTCCCGGTGGTGATGCTGACCGCATACGGTAATATCCAACGGGCTGTGGAAGCCATGAAAGAGGGCGCGGTGGATTTTGTCACCAAGCCGTTTGAACCGGGCCAAATCGACTCGGTGCTGACCATGGCGCTGGAGCGCCGGGAGCAAACGGGAGAAATGACACAGCTGCTCGGGGAGATCAGCCATGATGTGAAGAATCTCTTGATGCCGATGGTCACTGGCACCGATTTGCTTGCCGAGGAAATCGACGATCTGTTCAAGTCGCTGCCGGAACAGACCTCCGCCCGGTCAGACGTCCACCATCAAACGTGCGAGGAGGTGCTTCAACTTCTGCGCAACACCTCCAGGCGGATTCAGGATCGCATGAAGGAAATTGCAGATTATGTCGCGGTCACAAGTGCGCCGCAGCGGCTCGAACCCTGCCACATCGGAAAAATCGCCGACGGTGTCGCGAAAACGTTGCGGGTATTGGTTCAGCAAAAGCGAATCACGCTTCGGCTCGAGAACCTCGAGTCATTGCCGACCATTGTGGGTGACGGCAATCGATTATATTCGCTGCTCTACAATCTGGTTCACAACGCAGTTCCCGAAGTTCCCCCGTTGGGATCGATCACCATCCGTGGACGACACGATCCCGGGACGCAATCGATCGTGCTCACGGTTGAGGATACGGGGAAGGGCATGCCCGAGGATGTGCGAAAGACGCTCTTCACAAGTCGGGCGGTCAGCAGGAAGGCGGGAGGAACAGGACTTGGCACCAAGATTGTGAAGGATGTCGTCGATGCACACGGCGGTCACATTTCGGTCGGCAGCCAAGAGGGAGAAGGCACCACCTTCATTATTACGCTGCCGATCCATCCACCGACTTTCGCCTCGACCAACCAGTCCGCTCTGCCCAGTATCCCGGAATGCGGTGAAGCGCGGTCCTGA
- a CDS encoding tetratricopeptide repeat protein, protein MVETTFIVGLLVTTAALPARGGEAHVPPEARVVEQARIVWESGAVAPALDILEQGIQDHPEAVTLQKLRGDILATSRGPQEAIEAYDAVLASAPHALDVRWAKWGVLVRSGQSEDAVEELQLIVEDDAQNPLVHLRLAQELRKLDRLEASLPSYEKAVTLVPSLLGWRLALARARFDLLDYQGSEADVRYVLERVPSGSSLESSAKTLLSVIQGTSQDRGRRYDPALAPKEISPARQKEWALIRADAWRLYIDGHYEEAEPIYRQLLALNPNDPSATHQLGLTLMHLGRCKDALTVFGTMFNLDPSDEDYADTVYRMGQCMVELEQWEEAFAHFQTLYDAAVESEENNKNVDLPPDTRVLDKNKIKRWLDKVRPHVPELAQQQAEEAALHRRARKEAAPGLSEEELYAKAIERVKPIKPLEIHASLVGRDADFSWFRFVIPAGKVMRDDFPTGAHEFIPLNPGDSFLTTQQDIYLVFGLVSASYDAIPLAARCYLETSEMAGEQRAITHDQVMMAMNDQSGYFRLPSPTSGWTPGLYRCGLFAGERTSADTQVDEVRFRILQPLRISSSIEPLVHRSQPLG, encoded by the coding sequence TTGGTTGAAACGACCTTCATCGTGGGGCTGCTCGTCACGACGGCGGCTCTCCCCGCGCGGGGAGGAGAAGCCCATGTTCCCCCTGAGGCACGTGTCGTCGAACAGGCTCGCATCGTCTGGGAAAGCGGGGCCGTCGCACCGGCGCTGGACATCCTGGAGCAGGGCATACAGGATCATCCGGAAGCCGTGACCCTCCAGAAACTTCGCGGGGATATTCTCGCCACTTCCCGTGGTCCCCAGGAAGCTATCGAGGCCTATGATGCCGTCCTCGCGAGCGCGCCGCATGCCCTCGACGTCAGATGGGCGAAATGGGGGGTGCTCGTGCGGTCTGGGCAAAGCGAAGATGCCGTCGAAGAGCTGCAGCTGATCGTCGAGGATGACGCGCAAAATCCCTTGGTGCATTTGCGTCTCGCACAAGAGCTCAGAAAACTCGATCGACTAGAAGCATCTCTGCCCTCGTATGAGAAAGCCGTCACGCTCGTCCCCTCGCTGCTCGGCTGGCGGCTGGCGTTGGCCCGTGCGCGTTTCGATCTCTTGGACTATCAGGGGTCTGAAGCCGACGTTCGCTACGTGCTGGAACGGGTTCCTTCAGGTTCCTCTCTGGAGTCTTCCGCGAAGACGCTGCTCTCCGTGATCCAAGGAACCTCCCAGGATCGCGGGAGGCGATACGACCCGGCTCTCGCCCCGAAAGAGATCTCCCCTGCCCGCCAGAAAGAGTGGGCTCTGATCCGTGCGGACGCGTGGAGACTGTACATCGACGGACACTACGAGGAAGCCGAGCCGATCTATCGTCAACTTCTGGCGCTCAATCCGAACGACCCCTCAGCCACGCACCAGCTGGGATTGACTCTCATGCATCTCGGCCGCTGCAAGGATGCGCTGACCGTCTTCGGCACGATGTTCAATCTGGATCCGAGCGACGAAGACTATGCCGATACGGTCTATCGAATGGGACAATGCATGGTCGAACTCGAACAATGGGAAGAGGCCTTCGCGCATTTTCAAACTTTATACGACGCAGCCGTCGAATCCGAGGAGAACAACAAGAATGTTGATCTCCCCCCTGACACACGGGTACTGGATAAGAACAAGATCAAGCGCTGGCTCGACAAGGTGCGCCCCCACGTTCCCGAATTGGCGCAGCAGCAAGCCGAGGAGGCCGCCTTGCATCGCCGTGCCCGCAAGGAAGCCGCTCCAGGCCTGTCCGAGGAAGAACTCTATGCGAAAGCCATCGAACGAGTGAAACCGATCAAACCCTTGGAGATTCATGCCTCGCTGGTCGGTCGCGATGCGGATTTCAGCTGGTTCCGGTTCGTCATCCCGGCCGGAAAGGTCATGCGGGATGATTTCCCGACCGGGGCGCACGAATTTATCCCTCTCAATCCGGGAGACAGCTTCCTCACCACGCAACAGGACATTTATCTCGTGTTTGGGCTGGTTTCCGCCTCGTATGATGCCATCCCGCTGGCGGCGCGATGTTATCTTGAAACATCCGAGATGGCGGGTGAGCAACGAGCCATAACCCATGACCAGGTCATGATGGCCATGAACGATCAGTCCGGCTACTTCAGATTGCCATCTCCGACCTCCGGCTGGACGCCGGGATTGTACCGTTGCGGTTTGTTTGCAGGAGAACGTACCTCGGCGGACACGCAGGTGGATGAAGTCCGGTTTCGGATCCTACAGCCGCTGCGTATCTCATCATCGATCGAGCCGCTTGTCCACAGATCGCAACCGCTCGGTTGA
- a CDS encoding tRNA (cytidine(34)-2'-O)-methyltransferase, whose translation MFDVILHEPEIPPNTGNIIRLCANTGVRLHLVEPLGFSLEDRQLRRAGLDYHEWASIAVHANWAQCRAHFEGRRLFAVTTKGRQRYDAVKYVEGDVFLFGAETRGLPEALLGSVNDLERLRLPMLPDSRSLNLSNAVAVIVYEAWRQTGFRGGR comes from the coding sequence ATGTTCGACGTGATTCTCCATGAACCGGAGATTCCTCCCAATACCGGCAACATCATCAGGCTATGCGCCAATACAGGAGTTCGGCTTCATCTTGTCGAGCCGCTGGGCTTCTCGCTCGAAGATAGACAGTTGAGGCGGGCCGGGTTGGACTATCACGAATGGGCCTCGATTGCCGTCCATGCGAACTGGGCTCAATGCCGCGCGCATTTCGAAGGCAGACGTCTGTTCGCTGTCACCACGAAAGGCCGGCAGCGCTACGATGCCGTGAAGTATGTGGAGGGCGATGTATTCCTGTTTGGAGCGGAGACGAGGGGATTGCCGGAAGCTCTTCTGGGGAGCGTGAACGACCTTGAGCGACTGCGCCTGCCGATGTTGCCCGACAGCCGGAGCCTCAATCTCTCGAATGCGGTGGCCGTAATCGTGTATGAGGCCTGGCGGCAGACAGGATTTCGTGGAGGCCGATAG
- a CDS encoding peptide chain release factor 3 — protein METTLQHALASATAQRRTFAIISHPDAGKTTLTEKLLLYSGLIRTAGMVRGRKGGKVTASDWMGMEQERGISITASAMQFPYKDAVINLLDTPGHQDFSEDTYRTLTAADSAIMVIDAAKGVEAQTRKLFAVCRMRKIPVLTLINKMDLPGRQPLDLMTEVEQALDIQATAVNWPIGSGSDFAGIVNREDGRVQLFGRTAPGGATKVTVSELELADLTSSGRVSQDTMMQLDHDLELLEIAGNQFVRERFLHGLVTPVFFASALTNFGIERFLDAFVDLAPSPGARPADLEDGGEVSVDPIQTPFSAYVFKLQANMNPKHRDSTAFLRICSGRFERDMVVKHHRLNREIRLSRPHSMVAQERSTVEEAFPGDIIGIINPGIFSIGDTISLSGGFNFKTLPQFQPEIFARIRPTDVGKRKTFDKGMAQMAQEGTVQIMRSLNEGDQLVAAVGRLQFDVLQYRLRHEYRVETVLDQLPYTCSAWLEGDPTTFKAPSASMLVRDQRDRVVVLFGDTLMKTIGRDRNPDHTLRDMG, from the coding sequence ATGGAAACGACCCTTCAACATGCCTTGGCTTCCGCGACGGCGCAACGACGAACCTTCGCGATCATCAGCCATCCTGATGCGGGAAAGACGACCCTGACCGAGAAGCTGCTGTTGTACTCGGGGTTGATCCGCACGGCGGGGATGGTGCGTGGTCGCAAGGGGGGAAAGGTCACGGCCTCGGACTGGATGGGGATGGAACAGGAGCGCGGCATCTCGATCACCGCCTCCGCCATGCAGTTTCCCTACAAGGATGCCGTGATCAATTTGCTGGATACCCCGGGACACCAGGATTTTTCCGAGGATACCTATCGGACGCTTACGGCGGCAGACAGCGCCATCATGGTCATCGATGCCGCCAAGGGTGTTGAAGCGCAGACCAGGAAACTGTTTGCGGTTTGCCGTATGCGGAAGATTCCGGTCCTGACCCTTATCAACAAGATGGATCTGCCGGGACGGCAACCGCTGGATTTGATGACGGAAGTCGAGCAGGCGCTGGATATTCAGGCCACCGCGGTCAATTGGCCGATCGGATCCGGAAGCGACTTCGCCGGGATTGTGAATCGGGAGGATGGCCGGGTGCAGTTGTTCGGCCGAACGGCGCCGGGGGGAGCGACCAAGGTGACGGTCAGCGAGCTCGAGTTGGCCGATCTCACAAGCAGCGGACGGGTCTCACAAGACACCATGATGCAGCTGGATCACGACTTGGAATTACTCGAGATTGCCGGCAACCAGTTTGTCCGCGAACGATTCCTCCACGGCTTGGTGACGCCGGTGTTCTTTGCTTCGGCGCTGACGAATTTCGGGATCGAGCGCTTTTTGGATGCCTTCGTGGATCTGGCTCCCTCGCCGGGGGCAAGACCGGCTGACCTGGAAGACGGAGGCGAAGTCTCGGTTGATCCGATTCAGACCCCGTTCAGCGCCTATGTCTTCAAGCTTCAGGCGAACATGAATCCAAAACACCGCGATAGTACGGCATTTCTCCGCATTTGTTCCGGGCGGTTCGAGCGCGACATGGTAGTCAAGCATCATCGTCTGAACCGCGAGATACGGCTGTCCCGTCCGCACAGCATGGTGGCGCAGGAGCGCAGTACGGTTGAGGAGGCTTTCCCGGGGGACATCATCGGCATTATCAATCCGGGGATTTTCTCGATCGGCGATACCATTTCCCTGTCCGGCGGGTTCAATTTCAAGACATTGCCCCAGTTTCAACCGGAGATCTTCGCCCGTATCCGTCCAACCGACGTCGGCAAGCGCAAGACATTCGACAAGGGCATGGCCCAGATGGCTCAAGAGGGAACTGTTCAAATCATGCGAAGTCTCAACGAGGGGGATCAGCTTGTGGCTGCTGTGGGTCGTCTCCAGTTCGACGTCTTGCAGTACCGACTCCGACACGAATATCGGGTGGAAACCGTTCTCGACCAATTGCCCTATACCTGCAGTGCCTGGCTGGAGGGTGATCCGACCACCTTCAAAGCCCCCTCCGCATCGATGCTGGTGAGGGACCAACGTGATCGCGTTGTCGTGCTGTTCGGCGACACGCTCATGAAAACCATCGGACGGGACCGCAATCCCGACCATACCCTGCGCGACATGGGCTGA
- a CDS encoding DUF202 domain-containing protein — protein sequence MTGGTDTQIRDRLAWQRTVLANERTLLAYVRTALGFFIAGIPALWWPDQPSIHLLGGVALMAGVVCSAIGVRRFVSTQRMMTREGEPPAET from the coding sequence ATGACTGGTGGAACCGATACACAGATTCGGGATCGACTGGCATGGCAACGAACGGTTTTGGCAAATGAGCGGACGCTTCTAGCCTATGTCAGAACGGCACTGGGGTTTTTTATTGCGGGCATTCCAGCTTTGTGGTGGCCGGATCAACCGTCGATCCACCTTCTCGGCGGCGTGGCGCTGATGGCGGGGGTCGTCTGCTCGGCGATCGGCGTCCGCCGGTTCGTCTCAACCCAACGGATGATGACGCGGGAGGGAGAACCGCCGGCCGAAACATGA